Proteins encoded by one window of Candidatus Thermoplasmatota archaeon:
- the purH gene encoding bifunctional phosphoribosylaminoimidazolecarboxamide formyltransferase/IMP cyclohydrolase: protein MTVHQGYALLSVYDKRGITEFAEQLTHCGITIVTTGGTAAVLKKAGISFVEVSQLTGFPEMLDGRVKTLHPVIHAGILARREDKNHMETLHRQKIHPIDYVVCNLYPFEQTIQKPQVSLFDVIENIDIGGPTLIRAAAKNYPDVVVLTNPSQYAEVVAALRDGKNISLEQRKRFAIEAYAHTAQYDTIIATYLRGLWSEEILPDTFSVTMRKVQELRYGENPHQKAAFYKAVPEVHEPCIVNAKQLHGKELSYNNILDADCALECVKEFTMPSCVIIKHATPCGIACASTLKQAWLDAFATDTYSPFGGIVAFNREVGKELAMELSKQFLEVIIAPNYSPDAVHILSQKKNVRLLKVENIDHFEQRKGLQLRSVVGGFLVQERDVWFSELKNWKTVTKLQPDEKTLETMMFAVKCVKHVKSNSVLFAKDTRTVAIGGGQTSRVDATWIATHKGKENIQGSVMASDAFFPFRDAVDVAAQAGVRAIVQPGGSIRDDEVIQAADEHNLIMVFTGQRYFRH from the coding sequence ATGACGGTTCATCAGGGCTATGCTCTCTTAAGCGTGTATGATAAGCGAGGAATTACTGAATTTGCAGAACAATTGACTCATTGTGGTATTACTATTGTTACAACCGGTGGAACTGCAGCGGTGTTAAAAAAAGCAGGTATTTCTTTTGTTGAGGTTTCACAGCTCACTGGCTTTCCTGAGATGCTTGATGGTCGTGTGAAAACGTTGCATCCGGTGATTCATGCAGGGATTTTAGCACGTCGTGAAGATAAAAACCATATGGAAACATTGCATCGACAGAAGATTCATCCGATTGATTATGTTGTCTGTAATTTGTATCCATTTGAGCAGACAATCCAAAAACCCCAAGTGAGTCTTTTTGATGTTATTGAAAACATTGATATCGGTGGCCCAACGTTGATTCGAGCTGCAGCAAAAAATTATCCTGATGTGGTCGTACTGACGAATCCATCGCAGTATGCGGAGGTAGTTGCTGCCTTACGCGACGGTAAAAATATCAGTCTTGAACAGCGGAAACGTTTTGCTATTGAAGCATATGCACATACTGCGCAGTATGATACGATCATTGCTACGTATTTGCGTGGTTTATGGAGTGAGGAGATACTTCCTGATACTTTTTCAGTGACGATGCGGAAGGTTCAGGAGCTTCGATATGGAGAAAATCCGCATCAGAAAGCAGCATTTTACAAAGCAGTACCTGAGGTACATGAACCCTGTATTGTGAATGCAAAACAACTTCATGGAAAAGAACTGTCATATAACAATATTCTTGATGCCGACTGTGCTCTTGAATGCGTCAAAGAATTTACAATGCCCTCCTGTGTGATTATTAAACATGCGACTCCGTGTGGAATTGCATGTGCATCAACGTTGAAACAGGCATGGCTTGATGCATTTGCAACTGATACGTATTCACCATTTGGTGGCATTGTTGCATTTAACCGAGAGGTTGGAAAAGAGCTTGCCATGGAACTTTCAAAACAGTTTCTTGAGGTTATTATTGCACCGAATTACAGTCCTGATGCAGTACATATTCTTTCTCAGAAGAAAAATGTACGACTCTTAAAGGTAGAAAACATTGATCATTTTGAACAACGGAAAGGGTTGCAACTCCGAAGTGTTGTAGGGGGGTTTCTTGTCCAAGAGCGAGATGTTTGGTTTTCTGAGTTAAAAAACTGGAAAACGGTTACGAAACTACAACCAGATGAAAAAACGCTTGAGACTATGATGTTTGCAGTGAAATGTGTGAAACATGTAAAATCAAACTCAGTTCTTTTTGCAAAGGATACGAGAACTGTTGCAATTGGGGGTGGTCAGACTTCTCGGGTTGATGCAACATGGATTGCGACACACAAGGGTAAGGAGAATATTCAAGGGTCAGTGATGGCTAGCGATGCATTTTTCCCGTTTCGAGATGCGGTTGATGTCGCTGCACAAGCAGGTGTTCGAGCTATTGTTCAGCCTGGTGGAAGTATCAGGGATGACGAGGTTATTCAAGCGGCAGATGAACATAATCTGATCATGGTGTTTACTGGACAGCGGTACTTTAGACATTGA
- the arcS gene encoding archaeosine synthase subunit alpha, producing the protein MKFHMSHRDGAARIGNIMISEQQVTTPTIVFVETSRCRSPVFADIIVTKEPGKKPDGKPRLLLDQSLFTTALNPEEESVSSSLFFPSDVSAELHRYAYEYTKQHSTQPYCVIPANLECLDLFTNNNHVVLWIVAGARQAFLRVELFVFFLLKLREQVGYEKIVYLPSLGEPRNLALLSYMGVDLFDSMAAFLNARNNIFLFPTGNIQKDLLREVPCSCPACTTAHHDPQQMDSDDILLHNYSVMVQEICLIRHAILQGNLRDLVEQRVRSSPHQAAILRVLDAEKYSFFEERMPITRKTVLCATTKDALHRPEIRRFQERLLSRYAKPSSAKILLLLPCSARKPYSFSPSHRRFQSVLQQVENSACIHEVMVTSPLGLVPRELELVYPAARYDIAVTGVWDEDEKKMIQELLQQYLEKNRYDAVFIHLPKVMQEFLGEVLPDSTVTCVDDPSSEKSLQKLFSILSSFSSGKSVCDLRKRIIENLYSLALYQFDQKITDRLFSGVEVRGKYPFYKLMHHSRQLGMLTQERGLLSLTLEGAMHIGTWDHYWVDIFDDFPLKGSVFAPGVEHADPLIRVGDEVVIRRDHRVCGVGVAVMNGVEMVQLSHGEAVKLRHHC; encoded by the coding sequence ATGAAATTTCATATGAGTCATCGTGATGGTGCTGCGCGAATTGGTAACATCATGATTTCTGAACAGCAGGTTACAACACCAACGATTGTGTTCGTTGAGACGTCTCGATGTAGATCTCCTGTTTTTGCTGATATTATAGTGACTAAAGAGCCGGGGAAGAAACCTGATGGGAAACCAAGGTTGCTTCTTGATCAGAGTTTATTTACCACAGCTCTTAATCCTGAGGAAGAATCTGTATCAAGTTCTTTGTTTTTTCCCTCTGATGTTTCAGCTGAGCTGCATCGGTATGCATATGAATATACCAAACAGCATAGCACCCAGCCGTACTGTGTTATACCTGCGAATCTCGAATGTCTTGATTTGTTTACGAACAATAATCATGTGGTTCTCTGGATTGTTGCTGGTGCGCGACAGGCATTTCTCCGGGTTGAGTTATTTGTTTTTTTCCTTTTGAAACTTCGGGAGCAGGTCGGATATGAAAAAATCGTATATTTACCTTCGTTAGGAGAGCCAAGGAATCTTGCTTTACTGTCGTATATGGGTGTTGATTTGTTTGATTCGATGGCCGCATTTCTCAACGCACGGAATAATATTTTTCTTTTTCCGACAGGAAATATTCAAAAGGACCTGCTTCGTGAAGTGCCGTGTAGTTGTCCAGCATGTACCACTGCGCATCACGATCCACAGCAGATGGATTCTGATGACATCCTTCTGCATAATTATTCTGTGATGGTTCAGGAGATCTGTTTAATTCGACATGCGATTCTTCAGGGAAATCTACGAGATCTGGTTGAACAACGAGTACGGAGTAGTCCTCATCAAGCTGCGATTCTCCGAGTTCTTGATGCTGAGAAGTACTCTTTTTTTGAAGAGCGAATGCCAATTACCAGAAAGACGGTTCTTTGTGCCACAACCAAAGATGCTCTGCACAGACCTGAGATCCGTCGTTTTCAGGAGCGATTACTTTCTCGTTATGCTAAGCCATCAAGTGCTAAAATTCTTTTATTGTTACCCTGTTCAGCGCGAAAGCCGTACTCATTTTCACCTTCGCACCGGCGATTCCAAAGCGTTCTACAGCAGGTGGAAAACTCTGCATGTATTCATGAAGTGATGGTAACTTCACCATTGGGTCTCGTTCCTCGAGAGTTAGAGCTTGTGTATCCTGCTGCTCGGTATGATATTGCTGTTACAGGGGTATGGGATGAAGATGAAAAGAAGATGATTCAGGAACTTCTCCAGCAGTATCTCGAAAAAAACAGATATGATGCTGTCTTTATTCATCTTCCGAAGGTTATGCAAGAGTTTCTTGGTGAGGTACTTCCTGATTCAACGGTAACATGTGTTGATGATCCCTCCTCTGAGAAATCTTTACAAAAACTTTTTTCGATATTGAGTAGTTTTTCAAGTGGTAAATCGGTGTGTGATCTGCGAAAAAGAATCATTGAAAATCTGTACAGTCTTGCTTTATATCAGTTTGATCAGAAGATTACTGACCGATTATTCAGTGGTGTTGAGGTTCGAGGAAAATATCCTTTCTATAAACTTATGCATCATAGCCGGCAACTTGGTATGCTCACGCAGGAACGAGGATTGTTGTCGCTCACTTTAGAAGGAGCAATGCATATTGGCACATGGGATCATTACTGGGTTGATATCTTTGATGATTTTCCGTTAAAAGGATCGGTATTTGCACCAGGAGTTGAACATGCAGATCCGTTAATACGGGTAGGCGATGAGGTTGTCATCCGACGAGATCATAGGGTTTGTGGTGTTGGTGTTGCAGTGATGAACGGGGTTGAGATGGTACAACTTTCGCATGGTGAAGCTGTAAAATTGCGGCATCATTGTTGA
- a CDS encoding CocE/NonD family hydrolase yields MNNSLKKIVFFGLCGCVILTTLFSSGCIKPTSYMVEMRDGVHLATDVYVRRTQRNEPHGSILIRTPYNKQSLGMFGSLVALKGWPMIIQDVRGRFNSEGKDTVFKNDHYDGYDTLLWISNQTWSNKKIATFGGSALGIIQYLMAGENPPSLACQYIQVATPDLYKHAIYPGGQFQKALVEGWLNSQGSGYIIPELLAHENYTLDYWTNVSLADNWQDINVPAIHIGGWYDCFTQGTIDGFMGYQYYGGSGAQGKSKLIIGPWTHSGSYSRIQGELRYPPNAIDTFSAELFWNMTKMYTMGKNTGFENWPAVTYYVMGDVTNASAPGNEWRFSDIWPIPATQHTWYLHGDGTLKQQPPGDAPPKTYQYNPTNPVPTRGGRNLNLPAGPYDQREVEQRDDVLVFTSPVLDQPYEVTGPIQAKLFVSSDCPDTDFTVKLTDVYPDGRSMLITDGILRMRNRHGFDHWEFMQPGEIYEITVDLWSISYIWNTGHQIRIAISSSNYPRFLANPNTNDAMYQNTTYRIAENTLYIDTQHPSCIIVPYVSEQNYTVYTPPSPQHRNLFSSLSKQYTQTTWR; encoded by the coding sequence TTGAATAATTCTCTCAAAAAAATAGTATTCTTTGGACTATGTGGCTGTGTGATACTCACCACTCTTTTTTCATCAGGATGCATCAAACCAACAAGCTACATGGTAGAAATGCGTGATGGTGTCCACCTGGCAACCGACGTCTATGTGAGAAGAACACAGCGTAACGAACCACACGGTTCGATCCTCATCCGAACACCCTACAACAAACAGAGCTTAGGAATGTTTGGGTCCCTGGTTGCTTTGAAAGGCTGGCCAATGATCATTCAAGATGTCAGAGGGCGGTTCAATTCAGAAGGGAAAGACACCGTATTCAAAAACGATCACTATGATGGGTACGATACACTTCTTTGGATCTCAAACCAAACCTGGTCAAATAAGAAGATTGCAACATTCGGCGGCTCAGCACTTGGCATTATTCAGTATCTTATGGCCGGTGAGAATCCGCCAAGTCTTGCATGCCAATATATCCAAGTGGCAACCCCGGATCTGTACAAACATGCGATTTATCCTGGTGGACAATTTCAAAAAGCATTAGTAGAAGGTTGGCTCAACAGTCAAGGAAGTGGTTATATCATCCCAGAACTCCTCGCTCATGAAAACTACACCTTAGATTACTGGACGAACGTATCACTTGCAGATAACTGGCAGGATATCAACGTTCCTGCAATTCACATCGGCGGCTGGTATGACTGTTTCACCCAAGGAACAATCGACGGTTTCATGGGATATCAATACTATGGTGGATCTGGAGCTCAAGGAAAATCAAAACTTATCATCGGGCCATGGACTCATAGCGGTTCATACTCACGGATCCAAGGGGAACTCAGATATCCACCGAACGCAATTGATACCTTTTCTGCTGAACTTTTTTGGAATATGACCAAGATGTACACCATGGGAAAAAACACAGGTTTTGAAAACTGGCCAGCAGTAACCTACTACGTCATGGGAGATGTTACCAATGCCTCTGCACCAGGTAACGAATGGCGGTTCTCAGATATCTGGCCGATCCCCGCAACACAGCACACCTGGTACCTCCACGGAGATGGAACACTCAAACAACAACCTCCAGGAGATGCCCCACCAAAAACCTACCAGTATAATCCTACCAACCCGGTCCCAACACGAGGAGGGCGTAACCTGAATCTCCCAGCTGGTCCCTATGATCAACGAGAGGTTGAACAGCGTGACGATGTCCTCGTGTTCACCAGCCCGGTCCTCGACCAGCCCTACGAGGTAACCGGTCCAATTCAAGCAAAATTGTTTGTCTCCTCAGATTGTCCTGACACTGATTTCACCGTTAAACTCACTGATGTTTATCCTGATGGTCGGTCCATGCTCATCACTGATGGTATTCTGCGTATGCGCAATCGACATGGTTTTGACCACTGGGAATTTATGCAACCTGGAGAGATTTACGAAATAACTGTTGATTTATGGAGTATTTCCTATATCTGGAATACCGGTCATCAGATCCGCATTGCAATCTCTTCATCCAACTATCCGCGATTTCTAGCAAACCCAAACACCAATGATGCAATGTATCAAAATACGACGTATCGTATTGCAGAAAACACGCTGTACATTGATACCCAGCATCCTTCATGTATCATAGTACCTTATGTGTCTGAACAAAACTATACGGTGTACACCCCGCCGTCGCCTCAACATCGAAATCTTTTTTCGAGTCTTAGCAAACAATACACACAAACCACCTGGAGATAG
- a CDS encoding cation:proton antiporter: MLLEIALAIICAKSFGFLFEKIKQPGVIGEIIGGIILGPSLLGSLSGSTITLFDTTFITFTLDLTSEEFKEIAFIGVVFLLFIVGLETNISDLKKTKRSGILAGLFGVIIPFCFGTIVGLFFSLDLLQSMALGTILLATSATIAIRILTDIDMLSTRIGLTLNTAIVVNDILAMIIFALVFRTGNSWGLVVQILLFFSCTISLGVIIGHFLKKTKIAEKSPAVVLMFGLIICFLFAAFAENLGITAIIGAFIAGLFIRKTHREHQLCEFIKTIGYAFFIPLFFVWVGATFNFWYLFEAADLSSLIFFIVAFVITGLVSNFLGGSVGARLAGLNRRDSISVGIGMMPVMGVALIIVTTGIDNHIFGEPNGILANQIKISTLLLIIISSLISPFLLKRSIRSPLLGQIGKTKTKPAIYHHPHCSECDSPLRLMPQSKQWYCDHCQLLVQASSSKSTQKQSAKKSRIDTYVQYIIGVATIMICGIALQNMESSSIVEKIFSLVGILLGTMLGFLTVNHLFLRNKYQKIQ, encoded by the coding sequence ATGTTACTTGAAATAGCGCTGGCGATTATTTGTGCAAAAAGTTTTGGTTTTCTTTTTGAGAAAATCAAACAACCCGGTGTTATCGGAGAAATCATCGGCGGCATTATTCTTGGTCCAAGTTTGCTTGGCTCGCTCTCAGGATCAACCATAACACTTTTCGACACAACATTTATCACATTCACCCTTGACCTCACCTCAGAAGAGTTTAAAGAAATTGCATTTATCGGCGTTGTATTTCTGTTATTTATTGTTGGCCTTGAAACCAATATTTCTGATTTAAAAAAAACAAAAAGATCAGGAATTCTTGCAGGTTTATTTGGTGTAATTATTCCTTTTTGTTTTGGAACAATCGTCGGGCTATTTTTTTCACTAGATCTCCTGCAAAGTATGGCACTTGGAACTATCCTTCTTGCAACATCAGCAACAATAGCTATCCGGATTCTTACAGATATTGATATGTTGTCGACACGGATTGGTTTAACGTTAAATACAGCAATTGTGGTAAATGATATCCTTGCAATGATTATTTTTGCGTTGGTTTTTCGAACAGGAAACTCGTGGGGTTTAGTTGTTCAGATTCTTCTCTTTTTTAGTTGTACGATCTCTCTTGGTGTTATCATTGGTCATTTTCTCAAGAAAACAAAGATTGCTGAAAAAAGCCCTGCCGTCGTTTTAATGTTTGGTTTGATCATTTGTTTTTTGTTTGCAGCATTTGCTGAAAATCTTGGTATCACCGCGATCATCGGTGCTTTTATCGCAGGTCTTTTTATCAGAAAAACACATCGTGAACATCAACTCTGTGAATTTATAAAAACTATCGGGTATGCCTTTTTTATACCACTGTTTTTCGTCTGGGTTGGAGCCACGTTTAATTTTTGGTATTTATTTGAAGCTGCAGATCTAAGTTCATTAATCTTTTTTATTGTTGCTTTTGTAATAACTGGTCTTGTTTCAAATTTTCTTGGAGGATCTGTAGGTGCTCGTCTTGCAGGATTAAACCGTCGTGATTCCATCAGTGTAGGTATTGGTATGATGCCGGTGATGGGTGTTGCATTGATTATCGTAACCACGGGGATTGATAATCATATTTTTGGCGAGCCAAATGGGATCCTTGCAAATCAGATCAAGATATCAACCTTGCTATTAATTATCATTAGTTCTCTTATTAGTCCGTTTCTTTTAAAACGAAGTATTCGGTCACCATTACTTGGGCAGATTGGAAAAACAAAGACAAAACCAGCTATTTATCATCATCCTCATTGTTCTGAGTGTGATTCACCACTTCGATTGATGCCACAGAGTAAACAATGGTACTGTGATCATTGCCAGTTGTTGGTTCAAGCTTCATCATCAAAATCAACACAGAAACAATCTGCGAAAAAATCACGGATTGATACATATGTCCAGTATATTATCGGTGTAGCTACGATCATGATTTGTGGCATTGCTCTTCAAAATATGGAATCATCCTCTATTGTTGAGAAGATTTTTTCCTTAGTTGGTATTCTTCTTGGGACAATGCTTGGTTTTCTAACAGTGAATCATTTGTTCCTACGAAATAAATATCAAAAAATCCAGTAG
- a CDS encoding DUF2341 domain-containing protein encodes MSCNIVNYQGGVIILKKTTIAKISVTILFFFLISGPAVSSTLAVRNSFQPTTMKLFSHFSKTRLSTIGSNVWEDTFEDTTKIDFTPPGEGITDNIIVSDGKVTMQNTIPAWTDPTFTKMKSILLNNPGPQRQNHVIKLSISYDSDMQPDFRDIRFKHQQNPTTWLAYWIEYKNTTTAIVWVKIITLPAGQSILYLFYGKPDATSASNFNNVFSGWSKKWTNDIQISNQPSSQSAEDADVAYGNNRYLVCWDEGTTSPPYYRGIEGKIFDSEGNVVVNTFVIQENPGSPYRYENPSAAYGGGRFFVAYNYFATPIDPSSQDVHARLVSTQGTIIGSEIIVSSQTNRQMNPHVSFDSVNNRFCVIWQDARNGVTDYNLYAKLYDTSGTQIGGEKTICSLTNSQLEPWSAFDPITRRYLIVWEDGVDASSGPFDIYAGLFDSNLNLIGNYILVADGTTSVDYNWPAVGFSETTKRYLVAWSQSDISSGDYYGNIWGKIYDANGNLVVNTFQIAAGEYVRTDVQPFLSSSYLVTYDSGNKIYGKLIGPNGELITSEIQICSSSGLANWANTAGDLSKVFVGWEDKRLSSTYKYIFGNILNLTTRIAPDITYTFGDEQTVILTAHVTSIPIQPAELNTWRSFAAVFSGSITYDILDGITGSLLIQAIPSGGSLESLTASSIRLKATLTRAAPSTSPALDTWNVTWQINSPPNIPSAPSPSNGAPRVGFTPVLSWIGGDPDVGDTVTYDVYFGSVNPPPKQVSNQTGTTYTPGLLNQGTTYYWRIVAWDDHQASASGDTWFFTTNYPPYQPSNPFPLHHATDIDVNVVVSWIGGDPDVGDTVTYDVYFGSVNPPPKQVSNQTGTTYTPGTLQYLTTYYWKVVAWDALGCSTSSVVWDFTTLYVPNNPPYQPSNPLPNHHAEGVAITTDLNWSGGDPDPYDTVSYDVYFGTTNPPPLLVIRHPFNTYDLGILMYNTTYYWKIVAWDNRGASTTGPLWDFTTVEELNLPPYLPSDPNPPNHADNVSITISLSWTGGDPNQADTVTYDVYFGSVNPPPKKVSNSTTSQYAPGILAYETVYYWRVIAWDSHQLSTVGALWDFTTESFINYPPSKPTNPQPSDGATNVSPPVTLSWSADDPNPDDTVLFDLYFGTSMPMQKIASNLTQSSYQLGLVAYNTTYYWKIFCKDIHGAVTEGDTWRFTTLRDPNPPSITIKKPENALYIMNKKILSFPVPCIIGTIDVDVEVTDQESGVDRVEFYLDGILQQTSTTPPYRWTWSARSFFFYYITIVAYDVNNNSRTSEVKVWKFF; translated from the coding sequence ATGTCTTGTAACATAGTTAATTATCAAGGGGGAGTTATAATACTTAAAAAAACAACCATTGCAAAAATAAGTGTAACAATTCTGTTTTTTTTCTTAATTTCGGGTCCAGCTGTCAGCTCGACTCTTGCGGTGAGAAATTCCTTTCAACCAACGACCATGAAACTTTTTTCTCACTTCAGTAAAACGCGTTTATCGACCATAGGATCAAACGTTTGGGAGGATACCTTTGAGGATACCACAAAAATTGATTTCACACCACCAGGTGAAGGGATCACAGATAATATCATTGTTTCAGATGGAAAAGTCACCATGCAAAACACAATTCCAGCATGGACCGATCCGACCTTCACAAAAATGAAGTCGATCCTTCTGAACAACCCTGGACCCCAACGTCAAAACCATGTCATCAAACTTAGTATCTCTTATGATTCAGATATGCAACCAGATTTTCGAGATATCAGATTCAAGCATCAACAAAACCCGACGACCTGGCTTGCGTATTGGATTGAATATAAAAATACAACTACTGCTATTGTTTGGGTTAAAATTATTACGCTTCCAGCAGGGCAAAGCATCTTGTATCTTTTCTATGGAAAACCTGATGCAACAAGCGCAAGCAACTTCAACAATGTTTTCTCAGGCTGGTCGAAGAAATGGACCAATGACATCCAAATATCAAATCAACCTAGTTCTCAGAGTGCAGAAGATGCTGATGTCGCCTATGGAAACAACCGGTATCTCGTCTGTTGGGATGAAGGAACAACCTCACCCCCCTACTATCGCGGTATCGAAGGTAAAATCTTTGATTCTGAGGGAAACGTTGTTGTCAACACCTTTGTCATCCAAGAGAACCCTGGAAGTCCCTATCGGTATGAAAACCCGTCGGCAGCCTATGGTGGAGGTCGTTTTTTCGTTGCTTACAATTATTTTGCCACTCCAATTGATCCTTCATCGCAAGACGTTCATGCACGACTTGTGAGTACTCAGGGAACCATCATTGGATCAGAAATTATCGTCAGCAGTCAAACCAACCGTCAAATGAACCCCCATGTTTCTTTTGACAGTGTCAATAATCGATTCTGTGTTATCTGGCAGGATGCACGAAACGGTGTTACTGATTATAACCTGTATGCCAAGCTCTACGACACTTCTGGTACTCAAATTGGTGGTGAGAAGACAATCTGTAGTTTAACAAACAGCCAGCTTGAACCATGGTCAGCATTTGATCCGATCACCCGGCGGTATCTGATTGTTTGGGAAGATGGCGTTGACGCATCATCAGGTCCTTTTGATATCTACGCAGGGTTATTTGATAGTAATCTGAATTTAATTGGAAACTATATCCTTGTTGCTGATGGGACAACCTCGGTTGATTATAATTGGCCCGCAGTTGGTTTTTCTGAAACCACGAAACGGTATCTTGTTGCATGGAGTCAAAGTGATATCAGTTCTGGTGATTACTACGGAAACATCTGGGGGAAGATCTATGATGCGAATGGAAATCTTGTCGTCAACACCTTTCAAATAGCAGCAGGTGAGTATGTTCGAACTGATGTGCAGCCATTTCTGAGCAGCTCCTATCTTGTCACCTATGATAGCGGGAATAAAATCTATGGGAAACTTATCGGCCCGAATGGTGAACTCATTACCAGTGAGATTCAAATCTGCTCCAGCAGCGGTCTTGCAAATTGGGCAAACACTGCCGGTGATCTCTCTAAAGTCTTTGTCGGGTGGGAGGATAAACGTCTCTCATCGACATATAAATATATTTTTGGAAACATACTCAATCTCACCACTCGTATCGCACCAGACATCACGTATACTTTTGGTGATGAACAAACCGTTATTCTAACTGCACATGTCACCTCGATTCCTATACAGCCTGCTGAACTTAATACCTGGAGATCATTCGCTGCGGTTTTTTCAGGAAGTATTACTTACGATATACTCGATGGAATTACAGGGTCTCTCCTCATCCAAGCAATTCCCTCTGGTGGTTCCCTTGAAAGCCTTACCGCGTCGTCGATTCGTTTGAAAGCGACCTTGACGAGAGCAGCACCATCTACGTCACCTGCACTTGACACTTGGAATGTCACTTGGCAGATCAACAGCCCTCCGAACATTCCTAGTGCCCCCTCTCCCTCGAATGGTGCGCCACGCGTTGGTTTCACACCGGTTCTCTCATGGATTGGCGGAGATCCAGATGTTGGTGATACGGTGACTTATGATGTATATTTTGGATCAGTTAATCCTCCGCCGAAACAGGTAAGTAATCAAACCGGAACTACATATACTCCTGGTCTTCTCAATCAAGGAACAACCTATTACTGGAGGATTGTTGCTTGGGATGATCATCAAGCATCAGCAAGTGGTGATACTTGGTTTTTTACAACGAACTATCCTCCCTATCAACCAAGCAATCCGTTTCCCTTACATCATGCAACCGATATTGATGTCAATGTGGTGGTATCATGGATTGGCGGAGATCCAGATGTTGGTGATACGGTGACTTATGATGTATATTTTGGATCAGTTAATCCTCCGCCGAAACAGGTAAGTAATCAAACCGGAACTACGTATACTCCTGGAACATTGCAGTACCTGACGACATATTATTGGAAAGTCGTTGCATGGGATGCACTGGGATGTTCTACATCAAGTGTTGTGTGGGATTTTACCACGTTGTACGTTCCAAATAATCCGCCATACCAACCGAGTAACCCACTGCCAAACCATCATGCTGAAGGTGTTGCAATCACCACAGATCTCAACTGGTCTGGAGGAGATCCCGATCCCTACGATACGGTTTCGTATGATGTGTACTTTGGAACGACGAATCCTCCACCGTTACTCGTTATCCGTCATCCATTCAATACGTATGATCTTGGTATCCTCATGTATAATACAACCTATTATTGGAAAATCGTTGCATGGGATAACCGCGGCGCTTCAACAACGGGGCCGTTGTGGGATTTTACTACTGTTGAAGAACTCAACCTTCCACCGTATCTTCCTTCAGATCCAAACCCTCCAAATCATGCTGACAATGTAAGTATTACCATCAGTCTTTCTTGGACTGGTGGTGATCCAAATCAAGCAGACACGGTTACGTATGATGTGTATTTTGGATCAGTTAATCCTCCGCCGAAAAAAGTCAGTAACAGTACTACCTCTCAGTATGCACCAGGGATACTCGCCTATGAAACAGTCTATTATTGGAGAGTTATCGCTTGGGATTCCCATCAGCTTTCGACAGTAGGCGCTCTTTGGGATTTCACTACCGAGTCATTTATTAACTACCCGCCAAGCAAACCAACTAACCCTCAACCCAGTGATGGTGCAACTAATGTTTCCCCTCCGGTGACGCTAAGCTGGAGTGCAGATGATCCAAACCCTGATGATACCGTACTGTTTGATCTGTATTTTGGTACGAGCATGCCCATGCAAAAAATTGCAAGCAACCTTACCCAATCATCATATCAACTTGGGCTCGTAGCATATAATACCACCTATTATTGGAAGATTTTCTGTAAAGATATTCACGGTGCAGTTACCGAGGGGGACACCTGGCGGTTTACTACGCTGCGAGACCCCAATCCTCCAAGTATTACCATCAAAAAACCGGAAAATGCTCTCTATATCATGAATAAAAAGATACTCTCATTTCCAGTGCCATGTATCATTGGAACTATTGATGTTGATGTAGAAGTTACTGATCAAGAATCAGGTGTAGATCGAGTTGAATTCTACCTCGATGGTATCCTTCAGCAAACCAGTACTACACCGCCGTATCGCTGGACATGGTCGGCACGATCCTTTTTCTTCTACTACATAACTATAGTTGCTTATGATGTGAATAACAATAGTAGAACCTCCGAAGTCAAAGTATGGAAATTCTTCTAA